The Nostoc sp. 'Lobaria pulmonaria (5183) cyanobiont' genome window below encodes:
- a CDS encoding DNA polymerase III subunit gamma/tau: MSYEPLHHKYRPKSFAELVGQEAIATTLTNAIGTSKIAPAYLFTGPRGTGKTSSARILAKSLNCLKSDKPTAEPCGVCEVCQGITKGYALDIIEIDAASNTGVDNIRELIEKAQFAPVQCRYKVYVIDECHMLSTQAFNALLKTLEEPPRQVVFVLATTDPQRVLPTIISRCQRFDFRRIQLEAMVKHLSAIASYENIHISLDAVTLVAQLSQGGLRDAESLLDQLGLLAGEVTPERVWDLVGTVSEQDLLALLNAIAQDKPEAVLDCTHHILDRGREPLTILQNLAAFYRDLLIAKTAPNRHDLVACTQQTWTALIEFAQYFDMSVILAGQKHLREAEVQIKNTTQPRLWLEVTLLGLLPSATNIQPQAPSVALRIHTPVVSPSYPPVVAQNHPVSSVPVAEPQKNHDSVNHHQAAAQNHPVSSLPVAEPQKNHNSVNHHQAAAQNQPVTSSASDEQQTNHNSVANLVSPPTPEPVAVPVPSVNIEPVTSEVVGEVEYDLTQIWQQVLANLQPKSRQEMLRQMSQLMEFDGVVALIAIKQAWYDKGKSYLPMITAAFQQTFQREIQINIEKGISSNSTSAKKNPPPKDSTRVQQSPTPSYNQQISPSASVPQPTNPPPAPQKTELVVRDGNEVNGNRANGNGVNGNRANGNGLNGNGMQTLPLPPKQTPAPDWEPDEVAIAAQRVAEFFNGQIIRFADDFPEFSDSTTTPEWVEESEVDDE, from the coding sequence ATGTCTTACGAACCCCTGCACCACAAATATCGCCCCAAAAGTTTTGCTGAACTGGTGGGCCAAGAGGCGATCGCTACCACCCTCACGAACGCGATCGGCACATCCAAAATCGCCCCCGCCTATTTATTCACTGGGCCTAGAGGTACGGGGAAAACTTCTAGTGCCCGGATTCTGGCTAAATCCCTCAATTGTCTCAAAAGTGACAAGCCCACTGCTGAACCCTGCGGCGTGTGTGAGGTTTGTCAGGGGATCACCAAGGGCTACGCCTTAGACATAATTGAAATCGACGCCGCTAGCAACACTGGTGTCGATAATATCCGCGAGTTGATTGAAAAAGCCCAGTTTGCTCCTGTGCAGTGTCGCTACAAGGTTTATGTAATCGACGAGTGCCACATGCTCAGTACCCAGGCATTCAATGCGCTACTTAAGACTCTAGAAGAACCACCGAGACAGGTGGTTTTTGTGTTGGCGACAACAGACCCGCAACGGGTGTTACCAACGATTATTTCACGCTGTCAAAGGTTTGATTTTAGACGCATTCAGTTAGAAGCGATGGTGAAGCATTTAAGTGCGATCGCATCTTATGAAAACATTCATATTTCACTTGATGCTGTCACCCTGGTAGCCCAACTTTCTCAGGGAGGGTTACGGGATGCCGAAAGTCTACTTGACCAATTGGGCTTGTTAGCGGGTGAAGTCACACCAGAGCGAGTTTGGGATTTGGTGGGGACGGTAAGCGAACAGGACTTGTTAGCGCTTTTAAATGCGATCGCTCAAGATAAACCGGAAGCAGTTTTAGACTGTACTCACCACATTCTAGATCGTGGTCGAGAACCCCTAACTATTCTGCAAAATCTCGCCGCTTTTTACCGCGATTTACTGATTGCTAAAACAGCACCCAACCGCCACGATTTGGTTGCTTGTACTCAGCAAACCTGGACAGCGCTGATTGAATTTGCTCAATACTTCGATATGAGCGTGATTTTGGCAGGACAAAAACACTTGCGAGAAGCTGAAGTACAAATTAAAAATACCACCCAGCCGCGTTTGTGGTTGGAGGTAACATTACTAGGACTGTTACCGAGTGCGACGAATATTCAGCCACAAGCCCCAAGTGTCGCGCTGCGAATTCATACACCTGTTGTATCTCCAAGCTATCCTCCAGTAGTTGCCCAAAATCACCCAGTCTCTTCTGTACCTGTAGCTGAACCGCAAAAAAATCATGATTCTGTAAACCATCATCAAGCGGCTGCCCAAAATCACCCAGTCTCTTCTTTACCTGTAGCTGAACCGCAAAAAAATCATAATTCTGTAAACCATCATCAAGCGGCTGCCCAAAATCAGCCCGTCACTTCATCTGCCTCAGATGAACAGCAAACAAATCACAATTCTGTTGCTAACTTAGTTTCACCACCAACGCCAGAACCTGTTGCTGTTCCTGTGCCATCAGTGAACATTGAACCAGTAACTTCAGAAGTTGTTGGCGAAGTAGAATATGACTTAACTCAGATTTGGCAACAAGTGCTTGCCAACCTCCAGCCAAAATCAAGGCAAGAAATGCTGCGTCAAATGAGCCAACTCATGGAGTTCGACGGTGTTGTGGCTCTAATTGCTATTAAACAGGCATGGTATGACAAGGGAAAATCTTATCTACCGATGATTACGGCAGCTTTCCAGCAGACTTTCCAGCGTGAAATCCAGATAAATATAGAAAAAGGAATTTCTTCAAACTCTACCTCCGCCAAAAAAAATCCTCCGCCAAAAGACTCTACTCGCGTTCAGCAATCACCCACACCTAGCTACAACCAGCAAATTTCGCCTTCAGCGTCAGTACCGCAGCCAACTAATCCACCACCAGCACCACAAAAAACCGAGTTGGTTGTAAGAGATGGAAATGAGGTAAATGGAAATAGGGCAAATGGAAATGGTGTAAATGGAAATAGGGCAAATGGAAACGGGTTAAATGGAAACGGGATGCAAACTTTGCCTCTACCCCCAAAACAAACACCCGCACCTGATTGGGAACCTGACGAAGTAGCGATCGCAGCTCAACGTGTAGCAGAATTTTTCAACGGACAAATTATCCGTTTTGCAGATGATTTCCCAGAATTCTCCGATTCCACAACTACACCAGAATGGGTAGAAGAATCAGAAGTAGATGATGAATAA
- a CDS encoding glycosyltransferase — translation MPANSWPEEDSYQDLDPLNSLLSDLSVDEESVLETDSMSLPSRFQGRRGKAALVLTIVWSGTIALHLVSWASIFILGLTTILGFHALVVVFTKSRRYPKEIQGDLPSVSVLVAAKNEEAVIAKLVKNLCNLEYPGGQYEIWIIDDRSSDSTPRLLAELQQKHDHLKVLRRSAEATGGKSGALNQVLPLTKGDIIAVFDADAQVTPDLLQQVIPLFQRENVGAVQVRKAIANAKENFWTKGQMAEMALDTWFQQQRTALGGIGELRGNGQFVRRSALESCGGWNEETITDDLDLTIRLHLDKWDIECVFHPAVQEEGVTSAISLWHQRNRWAEGGYQRYLDYWDLILKNRMGGRKSWDLLIFMLIMYILPTAAIPDLLMAIARHRPPMLSPITGLSISMSMVGMFTGLKRVRQDQKFPLSTYFMMLVQTLRGSLYMLHWLVVMSSTTARMSVRPKRLKWVKTLHTGNEE, via the coding sequence ATGCCAGCGAATTCCTGGCCCGAAGAAGATTCTTATCAAGACCTCGATCCGCTCAACTCCTTGTTGTCTGACCTATCAGTAGATGAGGAGTCAGTGTTAGAGACAGATTCTATGTCTCTACCATCTCGGTTTCAAGGTCGTAGAGGCAAAGCAGCTCTAGTCTTGACTATCGTCTGGAGTGGCACGATCGCTCTACATTTAGTTTCTTGGGCTTCCATTTTTATTCTAGGACTGACCACCATTCTAGGATTTCATGCTTTGGTGGTAGTGTTTACTAAATCCCGTCGCTATCCAAAAGAAATACAGGGAGATTTACCTTCTGTTTCTGTGCTGGTGGCTGCGAAAAATGAGGAAGCGGTAATTGCTAAATTAGTCAAAAATCTTTGTAATCTGGAATATCCAGGTGGGCAGTACGAAATTTGGATAATTGACGATCGCAGCAGTGATAGCACGCCACGTTTATTAGCAGAACTCCAACAGAAACACGATCATCTGAAAGTACTAAGGCGTTCAGCAGAAGCTACTGGTGGCAAATCGGGGGCGTTGAATCAGGTATTGCCGTTGACAAAGGGCGACATTATAGCAGTATTTGATGCTGATGCCCAAGTAACACCAGACTTGCTGCAACAGGTAATACCTTTATTTCAAAGAGAAAACGTGGGGGCGGTGCAGGTGCGAAAAGCGATCGCCAACGCTAAAGAAAACTTTTGGACTAAGGGTCAAATGGCCGAAATGGCACTTGATACATGGTTTCAGCAACAGCGAACTGCCCTTGGTGGCATTGGCGAACTGCGGGGCAATGGTCAATTTGTCCGGCGTTCAGCCTTGGAAAGCTGCGGTGGCTGGAATGAAGAAACCATTACCGATGATTTGGATTTAACAATCCGTTTACATTTGGACAAATGGGATATTGAGTGTGTTTTTCATCCAGCAGTGCAAGAAGAAGGAGTGACAAGTGCAATTTCACTCTGGCATCAGCGCAACCGTTGGGCAGAAGGCGGATATCAACGCTATTTGGATTATTGGGATTTAATTCTCAAAAACCGCATGGGAGGGCGCAAAAGCTGGGATTTGCTGATTTTTATGCTAATTATGTATATCTTACCCACAGCAGCAATCCCAGATTTATTAATGGCGATCGCTCGTCATCGTCCCCCAATGTTAAGTCCGATCACAGGCTTATCCATTTCTATGTCGATGGTAGGGATGTTTACAGGTCTGAAGCGGGTACGTCAAGATCAAAAATTCCCACTTTCTACATATTTTATGATGCTGGTGCAAACCCTGCGTGGCAGTTTATATATGTTGCACTGGTTAGTCGTCATGAGCAGTACTACTGCCCGGATGTCGGTAAGACCAAAGCGCCTGAAATGGGTAAAAACTTTGCATACGGGGAATGAAGAATAG
- the ebsA gene encoding type IV pilus biogenesis protein EbsA, translating to MSIEQLQPATQQQASVYLPYVQGARRNFLPYAISLYQKGVLEGHRKIEASEHVPFVASWNVATLPSDLTRCRIQFDGNADLSYELMMASFEFINFLIELMDNYKRYRVTDFSQPFYRKLLRIDD from the coding sequence ATGTCTATTGAGCAACTCCAGCCTGCAACTCAACAACAAGCCAGTGTTTACTTACCTTATGTTCAGGGTGCTAGGCGCAATTTCTTACCCTATGCCATCAGTCTTTATCAAAAAGGGGTCTTGGAAGGACATCGGAAGATTGAAGCCAGCGAACATGTCCCCTTTGTCGCCTCCTGGAATGTTGCTACTTTACCCTCAGACTTAACCCGTTGCCGAATTCAGTTTGATGGCAATGCTGACCTGAGTTATGAACTGATGATGGCTAGTTTCGAGTTTATTAATTTTTTAATTGAACTTATGGACAACTATAAACGTTATCGCGTGACCGATTTTTCACAACCGTTTTACCGCAAGCTACTGCGTATAGATGATTGA
- a CDS encoding cytochrome b/b6 domain-containing protein, with the protein MTYNVPSPTRKRPTQAIGAKIFHSCNIISLFIMLTSGLQIYNANPVFGGRAGLHIPLIFTLGGWLAGGRHWHFAAMWLFSLNLLWYGIYILITRRWRHRFVGANDFKALQKTQNSQRLIYAWHRIAYTAIIPILLLALFTGIGMYKPAQFPWIVDLFGDWQALRIVHFASVPMVILFVVIHYQLGKKAGGTQLIESMF; encoded by the coding sequence ATGACTTATAACGTTCCCTCTCCAACTCGAAAGCGACCCACTCAAGCAATAGGAGCCAAAATTTTCCACTCTTGTAACATCATTAGTCTATTTATCATGCTCACCAGTGGACTACAAATTTACAACGCCAACCCTGTTTTTGGTGGACGCGCAGGTTTGCACATTCCTTTGATATTTACTTTAGGAGGTTGGCTTGCAGGAGGTAGACACTGGCATTTTGCAGCAATGTGGCTATTCTCGCTGAATCTGTTGTGGTATGGAATTTACATTTTAATTACCCGACGCTGGCGACATCGCTTTGTAGGTGCTAATGACTTCAAAGCATTACAAAAAACTCAAAATTCCCAACGCCTAATTTATGCTTGGCATCGGATTGCTTATACAGCAATTATTCCCATTTTGCTGCTGGCATTATTTACAGGGATAGGAATGTATAAACCTGCTCAATTTCCCTGGATTGTGGATTTATTCGGCGATTGGCAAGCATTGCGAATTGTTCACTTTGCCTCAGTGCCGATGGTTATATTATTTGTAGTAATTCACTATCAATTAGGGAAAAAAGCTGGAGGTACTCAACTAATAGAATCAATGTTTTAG
- a CDS encoding bifunctional orotidine-5'-phosphate decarboxylase/orotate phosphoribosyltransferase, which yields MNFFDKFNRNILQNQSLLFVGLDPNPEMMPVRYESEELITGLEKWLQFIIAETSDFVCAYKPTFGFYEALGIPGLELLYKTLAAIPAHIPVILDAKHSDLNTSSIFAQTVFTKWQVDAITLSPYTGQDHVAPFLVYPDKAVFILCCTSNPGAEALQQYPTNESPLYLQVVKESKTWGTPEQLGLEVGTTNPEVLALIRAVAPERIIMARSIWAQGQNLKQILEAGLNSNGDGLLIPVPQDMLVNTQLSEEVQSLRAEINQIKTEIIHENSTCSVWFPDVCFLNQHPHQDLILQLYDIDCIMFGSFVQASGAIFPYYIDLRKIISNPQVFNQVLTAYEDILKNLNFDRLAGIPYGSLPTATGLALRLHCPMIFPRKEVKAHGTRRVIEGNFHTGETVVVVDDILISGKSVMEGAGKLESAGLKVNDIVVFIDHEQGVKDRLEQNGYRSHAVLTISEITNTLYQAGRINEEQFLAFAES from the coding sequence ATGAACTTTTTTGATAAATTTAATCGTAATATTTTGCAAAATCAAAGCTTACTATTTGTAGGACTTGATCCAAATCCAGAGATGATGCCTGTGCGTTATGAATCGGAAGAACTCATCACTGGTTTGGAAAAGTGGTTACAATTCATTATTGCGGAAACTTCTGATTTCGTTTGTGCCTATAAACCGACATTTGGCTTTTACGAAGCGTTAGGTATTCCTGGTTTAGAACTGCTGTACAAAACTTTAGCAGCTATTCCAGCCCACATTCCAGTGATTTTAGATGCCAAACACAGTGACTTAAATACTAGTAGCATCTTTGCCCAGACTGTGTTTACAAAATGGCAGGTGGATGCAATCACTCTCAGTCCCTATACAGGACAAGATCACGTAGCACCTTTTTTAGTCTATCCTGATAAAGCTGTGTTTATTTTATGCTGTACTTCTAATCCAGGTGCAGAAGCTCTACAGCAATATCCTACAAATGAATCACCCCTTTATTTACAAGTGGTAAAAGAATCAAAAACCTGGGGAACTCCAGAACAATTGGGTTTGGAAGTGGGAACTACAAATCCTGAAGTTTTAGCACTTATTCGAGCAGTTGCACCTGAACGAATTATTATGGCGCGTAGCATCTGGGCGCAGGGTCAAAACTTGAAGCAAATTTTAGAAGCTGGCTTGAATAGTAATGGTGATGGTTTACTGATTCCTGTTCCTCAAGATATGTTGGTAAATACACAATTATCAGAGGAAGTCCAGTCTCTACGTGCAGAAATTAATCAAATAAAAACTGAAATTATTCACGAAAATTCTACTTGTTCTGTGTGGTTTCCTGATGTTTGTTTTTTAAATCAGCACCCCCACCAAGATTTGATTTTACAACTTTATGATATTGACTGCATTATGTTTGGCAGCTTTGTCCAAGCATCAGGAGCTATATTTCCTTATTACATTGATTTACGCAAAATTATTTCCAATCCCCAAGTTTTTAATCAAGTTCTCACAGCTTATGAGGATATTTTGAAGAACCTGAATTTTGATAGATTAGCAGGTATTCCCTATGGTTCATTACCTACTGCGACTGGTTTAGCTTTGCGCCTTCATTGTCCGATGATTTTCCCGCGTAAAGAGGTGAAAGCACACGGAACTCGCAGAGTAATTGAGGGTAACTTTCATACTGGTGAAACAGTTGTAGTGGTTGACGATATTCTCATTAGCGGCAAAAGTGTCATGGAAGGGGCAGGAAAGTTGGAATCAGCTGGATTAAAGGTTAATGATATTGTGGTATTTATCGATCATGAACAGGGGGTGAAAGATAGGTTAGAGCAAAATGGTTATCGCAGTCATGCAGTTTTAACTATTTCGGAAATTACTAATACTCTCTATCAAGCAGGGCGAATAAATGAGGAGCAATTTTTAGCTTTCGCTGAAAGTTAG